A stretch of the Streptomyces venezuelae genome encodes the following:
- a CDS encoding PH domain-containing protein, with translation MPLSFLTADLDDVALPHDDHDRWRRPYRPGPWRVAIGAVLLLVASFMLLATMIIAFAGAWTGAAVCLAAALAVVGGTARMLRAGVWVSRTGLRRVSFFGTRTVSWSQVEAIRTVQQPVRWLGLPRTVQGQALTVAAKGASPLPALLTDHSADFLARGEAFERAADTVEAWADEYRTVPAAR, from the coding sequence GTGCCCCTGTCCTTCCTGACGGCCGACCTGGACGATGTCGCGCTGCCCCACGACGACCACGACCGCTGGCGGCGGCCCTACCGGCCCGGCCCCTGGCGCGTGGCCATCGGGGCGGTGCTGCTCCTGGTGGCCTCGTTCATGCTGCTGGCCACGATGATCATCGCCTTCGCCGGCGCGTGGACCGGCGCGGCCGTCTGCCTGGCCGCCGCGCTCGCCGTGGTCGGCGGCACCGCCCGGATGCTGCGGGCCGGGGTCTGGGTGAGCCGTACGGGGCTGCGCCGGGTGTCCTTCTTCGGGACCCGTACGGTCTCCTGGAGCCAGGTCGAGGCGATCCGGACCGTCCAGCAGCCGGTGCGCTGGCTCGGACTGCCCAGGACGGTGCAGGGCCAGGCGCTGACCGTGGCGGCCAAGGGCGCGTCCCCGCTGCCGGCTCTGCTCACCGACCACAGTGCGGACTTCCTGGCCCGCGGGGAGGCCTTCGAGCGGGCGGCGGACACCGTGGAGGCCTGGGCCGACGAGTACCGGACGGTCCCGGCCGCCCGCTGA
- the dapB gene encoding 4-hydroxy-tetrahydrodipicolinate reductase gives MSKLRVAVLGARGRIGAEAVKAVEAAEDMELVAALSRGDRLETLTETGAQVAVELTTPASVMDNLEFCVGHGIHAVVGTTGWTEDRLAQLNTWLSASPETGVLIAPNFSIGAVLTMKFAVQAARYFESVEVVELHHPNKVDAPSGTATRTAQLIAEARSKAGCAPQPDATATALDGARGADVDGVPVHAVRLRGLLAHQEVLLGSEGETLTIRHDSLHHSSFMPGILLGARRVPQTPGLTFGLEHFLDLG, from the coding sequence ATGAGCAAGCTGCGCGTGGCGGTCCTCGGAGCCCGGGGCCGGATCGGCGCCGAGGCGGTCAAGGCCGTCGAGGCCGCCGAGGACATGGAACTGGTCGCCGCCCTGTCCCGCGGGGACCGGCTGGAGACCCTGACCGAGACCGGTGCCCAGGTCGCCGTCGAGCTGACCACCCCGGCCTCGGTCATGGACAACCTCGAGTTCTGCGTGGGCCACGGCATCCACGCGGTGGTCGGCACCACCGGATGGACCGAGGACCGCCTCGCACAGCTGAACACCTGGCTCTCCGCCTCCCCGGAGACCGGTGTGCTCATCGCTCCCAACTTCTCCATCGGCGCCGTGCTCACCATGAAGTTCGCGGTCCAGGCCGCGCGCTACTTCGAGTCCGTCGAGGTCGTCGAGCTGCACCACCCCAACAAGGTCGACGCCCCCTCCGGCACCGCCACCCGCACCGCCCAGCTCATCGCCGAGGCCCGGTCGAAGGCAGGCTGCGCCCCGCAGCCCGACGCCACGGCCACCGCCCTCGACGGTGCGCGCGGTGCGGACGTGGACGGCGTCCCGGTGCACGCGGTCCGCCTGCGCGGCCTGCTGGCCCACCAGGAGGTGCTGCTCGGCAGCGAGGGCGAGACCCTGACCATCCGACACGACTCCCTGCACCACAGCAGCTTTATGCCGGGCATCCTGCTCGGCGCGCGCCGTGTGCCGCAGACCCCGGGCCTCACCTTCGGCCTGGAACACTTCCTCGACCTGGGCTGA
- a CDS encoding M16 family metallopeptidase, translating into MMSRSSRVTARPSSEGRAVARTQTLLKGENGIGTVRRTVLPGGLRVVTETLPSVRSATFGIWVNVGSRDETPTLNGATHYLEHLLFKGTGKRSALDISAAVDAVGGEMNAFTAKEYTCYYARVLDTDLPLAIDVVCDMLTGSLILESDVDAERGVILEEIAMTEDDPGDMVHDLFAQTMFGNSPLGRPVLGTVETINALTADQIRRFYKKHYDPTHLVVAAAGNVDHAKVVRQVRAAFEKAGALGRTDAVPTAPRGGTKRLRTVGRVDLVNRKTEQAHVVLGMPGLARTDERRWALGVLNTALGGGMSSRLFQEVREKRGLAYSVYSYTSGFADTGLFGVYAGCRPSQVHDVLKICRDELDKVASEGLTDEEIKRAVGQLSGSTVLGLEDTGALMNRIGKSELCWGDQMSVTDMLDAIASVTPEDIRAVAQDVLAQRPSLSVIGPLKEKQAARLDDVVA; encoded by the coding sequence GTGATGTCGCGTAGTTCCCGTGTGACGGCCCGCCCCTCTTCGGAGGGGCGGGCCGTCGCCCGTACCCAAACCCTCCTCAAGGGCGAGAACGGCATCGGCACCGTCCGGCGCACCGTCCTCCCCGGCGGACTGCGCGTCGTCACCGAGACGCTGCCCTCCGTCCGCTCCGCCACCTTCGGGATCTGGGTGAACGTCGGCTCGCGCGACGAAACCCCGACCCTCAACGGCGCCACGCACTACCTGGAGCACCTCCTCTTCAAGGGCACCGGGAAGCGGTCCGCCCTCGACATCTCCGCCGCCGTCGACGCGGTCGGCGGAGAGATGAACGCCTTCACGGCGAAGGAGTACACCTGCTACTACGCGCGGGTGCTCGACACCGACCTGCCGCTGGCCATCGACGTGGTCTGCGACATGCTCACCGGCTCCCTCATCCTGGAGTCCGACGTCGACGCCGAGCGCGGGGTCATCCTCGAAGAGATCGCGATGACCGAGGACGACCCGGGCGACATGGTCCACGACCTGTTCGCCCAGACCATGTTCGGCAACAGCCCGCTGGGCCGGCCGGTCCTCGGCACCGTGGAAACGATCAACGCGCTCACGGCCGACCAGATCCGCCGCTTCTACAAGAAGCACTACGACCCCACCCACCTGGTGGTCGCAGCCGCGGGCAACGTCGACCACGCCAAGGTGGTCCGCCAGGTCCGCGCTGCGTTCGAGAAGGCCGGCGCGCTCGGCCGCACCGACGCCGTGCCCACCGCCCCGCGCGGCGGCACCAAGCGGCTGCGCACCGTCGGCCGGGTCGACCTGGTCAACCGGAAGACCGAGCAGGCCCACGTGGTCCTCGGCATGCCCGGCCTGGCCCGCACCGACGAGCGCCGCTGGGCGCTGGGCGTACTGAACACCGCTCTCGGCGGCGGCATGTCCTCCCGCCTCTTCCAGGAGGTCCGGGAGAAGCGGGGCCTGGCCTACAGCGTGTACTCGTATACCTCCGGCTTCGCCGACACCGGCCTGTTCGGCGTGTACGCGGGCTGCCGCCCCAGCCAGGTTCACGACGTACTGAAGATCTGCCGCGACGAACTCGACAAGGTCGCCTCCGAGGGACTCACCGACGAGGAGATCAAGCGGGCCGTCGGCCAGCTCTCCGGCTCCACCGTCCTCGGCCTGGAGGACACCGGCGCGCTGATGAACCGCATTGGCAAGAGCGAGCTGTGCTGGGGCGACCAGATGTCGGTCACCGACATGCTGGACGCGATCGCCTCGGTCACCCCGGAGGACATCCGTGCCGTCGCACAGGATGTACTGGCCCAGCGACCCTCGCTGTCGGTGATCGGCCCGCTCAAGGAGAAGCAGGCCGCCCGCCTCGACGACGTGGTCGCGTAG
- a CDS encoding polyribonucleotide nucleotidyltransferase encodes MENETHYAEAVIDNGSFGTRTIRFETGRLARQAAGSAVAYLDDDTMVMSATTASKKPKDQLDFFPLTVDVEERMYAAGKIPGSFFRREGRPSEDAILTCRLIDRPLRPSFKKGLRNEIQVVATVMALNPDHLYDVIAINAASASTQLAGLPFSGPVGGVRVALIRGQWVAFPTHTELEDAVFDMVVAGRTLEDGDVAIMMVEAEATDRTIQLVKGGAEAPTEEIVAAGLDAAKPFIKVLCKAQADLAAKAAKPTAEFPIFLDYQDDVFAALSDAVRGELAQALTIAGKQERESELDRIKEIAAEKLLPAFEGREKEISAAYRSLTKALVRERVIKDKVRIDGRGVTDIRTLAAEVEAIPRVHGSALFERGETQILGITTLNMLRMEQQLDTLSPVTRKRYMHNYIFPPYSVGETGRVGAPKRREIGHGALAERAIVPVLPTREEFPYAIRQVSEALGSNGSTSMGSVCASTMSLLNAGVPLKAPVAGIAMGLISQEIDGETHYVTLTDILGAEDAFGDMDFKVAGTKEFVTALQLDTKLDGIPASVLGAALKQARDARLHILDVMMEAIDTPDEMSPNAPRIITVKIPVDKIGEVIGPKGKMINQIQEDTGAEITIEDDGTIYIGAADGPAAEAARATINGIANPTMPEVGERYLGTVVKTTTFGAFVSLLPGKDGLLHISQIRKLAGGKRVENVEDVLAVGTKVQVEIAEIDQRGKLSLIPVIEGEAAADEADKDDSDK; translated from the coding sequence GTGGAGAACGAGACCCACTACGCCGAGGCCGTCATCGACAACGGCTCCTTCGGCACCCGCACCATCCGCTTCGAGACGGGCCGTCTGGCCCGCCAGGCCGCCGGCTCCGCCGTTGCCTACCTGGACGACGACACGATGGTCATGTCCGCGACCACCGCGTCCAAGAAGCCCAAGGACCAGCTCGACTTCTTCCCCCTGACGGTGGACGTCGAGGAGCGGATGTACGCCGCCGGCAAGATCCCCGGCTCCTTCTTCCGCCGCGAGGGCCGCCCCTCCGAGGACGCCATCCTCACCTGCCGCCTGATCGACCGCCCGCTGCGCCCCTCCTTCAAGAAGGGCCTGCGCAACGAGATCCAGGTCGTCGCCACGGTCATGGCGCTCAACCCCGACCACCTGTACGACGTCATCGCGATCAACGCCGCGTCCGCGTCCACCCAGCTGGCCGGTCTGCCCTTCTCCGGCCCGGTCGGCGGCGTCCGCGTCGCGCTGATCCGCGGCCAGTGGGTCGCCTTCCCGACGCACACCGAGCTCGAGGACGCCGTCTTCGACATGGTCGTCGCGGGCCGCACCCTCGAGGACGGCGACGTCGCGATCATGATGGTCGAGGCCGAGGCCACCGACCGCACGATCCAGCTGGTCAAGGGTGGCGCCGAGGCGCCCACCGAGGAGATCGTCGCGGCCGGCCTCGACGCCGCCAAGCCGTTCATCAAGGTCCTGTGCAAGGCGCAGGCCGACCTCGCCGCCAAGGCCGCCAAGCCCACCGCCGAGTTCCCGATCTTCCTGGACTACCAGGACGACGTGTTCGCGGCCCTCTCCGACGCCGTCCGCGGCGAGCTCGCCCAGGCGCTCACCATCGCCGGCAAGCAGGAGCGGGAGAGCGAGCTCGACCGCATCAAGGAGATCGCCGCCGAGAAGCTCCTCCCGGCCTTCGAGGGCCGCGAGAAGGAGATCTCCGCCGCCTACCGCAGCCTGACCAAGGCCCTGGTGCGCGAGCGCGTCATCAAGGACAAGGTCCGCATCGACGGCCGCGGCGTCACGGACATCCGTACGCTGGCCGCCGAGGTCGAGGCGATCCCGCGGGTCCACGGCTCCGCCCTGTTCGAGCGCGGCGAGACCCAGATCCTGGGCATCACCACCCTCAACATGCTCCGCATGGAGCAGCAGCTGGACACCCTCTCCCCGGTGACCCGCAAGCGCTACATGCACAACTACATCTTCCCGCCGTACTCCGTCGGCGAGACCGGCCGCGTCGGCGCCCCCAAGCGCCGCGAGATCGGCCACGGCGCCCTGGCCGAGCGCGCGATCGTCCCGGTCCTGCCGACCCGCGAGGAGTTCCCCTACGCGATCCGCCAGGTGTCCGAGGCCCTCGGCTCCAACGGTTCGACCTCCATGGGCTCCGTCTGCGCCTCCACCATGTCGCTGCTGAACGCCGGTGTGCCCCTCAAGGCCCCGGTCGCCGGCATCGCCATGGGCCTGATCTCCCAGGAGATCGACGGCGAGACCCACTACGTCACCCTCACCGACATCCTCGGTGCGGAGGACGCCTTCGGCGACATGGACTTCAAGGTCGCCGGCACCAAGGAGTTCGTCACCGCCCTCCAGCTCGACACCAAGCTGGACGGCATCCCGGCCTCCGTCCTGGGTGCGGCCCTCAAGCAGGCCCGCGACGCCCGCCTCCACATCCTCGACGTGATGATGGAAGCGATCGACACCCCGGACGAGATGTCCCCCAACGCCCCGCGGATCATCACCGTCAAGATCCCGGTGGACAAGATCGGTGAGGTCATCGGCCCCAAGGGCAAGATGATCAACCAGATCCAGGAGGACACCGGCGCCGAGATCACGATCGAGGACGACGGCACCATCTACATCGGTGCCGCCGACGGCCCGGCCGCCGAGGCCGCCCGCGCCACGATCAACGGCATCGCCAACCCGACCATGCCGGAGGTCGGCGAGCGCTACCTGGGCACGGTCGTCAAGACCACCACCTTCGGTGCCTTCGTCTCCCTGCTCCCGGGCAAGGACGGCCTGCTGCACATCTCGCAGATCCGCAAGCTCGCCGGTGGCAAGCGCGTGGAGAACGTCGAGGACGTGCTCGCGGTCGGCACCAAGGTCCAGGTCGAGATCGCCGAGATCGACCAGCGCGGCAAGCTCTCCCTGATCCCCGTGATCGAGGGCGAGGCAGCCGCCGACGAGGCTGACAAGGACGACTCCGACAAGTGA
- the rpsO gene encoding 30S ribosomal protein S15 has protein sequence MSLDTATKKQIIAEFGTKEGDTGSPEVQVAMLSRRISDLTEHLKAHKHDHHSRRGLLILVGQRRRLLQYLAKKDIQRFRTLVERLGIRRGAAGAK, from the coding sequence GTGTCGCTCGACACCGCCACGAAGAAGCAGATCATCGCCGAGTTCGGCACCAAGGAGGGCGACACCGGCTCCCCCGAGGTCCAGGTCGCCATGCTCTCCCGCCGGATCTCGGACCTGACCGAGCACCTCAAGGCCCACAAGCACGACCACCACTCCCGCCGTGGTCTGCTGATCCTGGTCGGCCAGCGCCGCCGCCTGCTGCAGTACCTGGCCAAGAAGGACATCCAGCGCTTCCGTACGCTGGTCGAGCGCCTCGGCATCCGCCGCGGTGCCGCGGGCGCCAAGTAA
- the eccD gene encoding type VII secretion integral membrane protein EccD has product MSTAATTGFCRVTVVAPDSRIDVALPEDIAVADVYPELLRLTGQTQPVGAPTGYHLVRRDGSVLDGARTLAAQQVLDGEVLSLRPFAESLPPAVFDDVSDAVASAVVRDRHRWSDDMLRGAGLTAAVVLFVLMGFVLWYADPVRHDMHGLAGIIAGAAGLLLTAAAGVRARVYRDRGSAVALGLGALPLLLIAGSGIVAPDTGEGPGRLQFLLGCVCVLVAAVALVALTPSGDAVFVAATFLAVTGTLATFLAIVTEASAAGTAAVCAPVAIGLVAFLPGLSARFARLPIGYAAPQSSVDNHEHPDPYETDAYADPSADGAEPATPLDAELIAAQARRGHEMLLGLVGGCAAVAVGSAAVLGFSDNTWGKLLALATGLAMLLRARLFRYTSQVVCALTAGLVAIALLVLGLALNPPMNLVTELAKYGESGDLDLRTIWLSAAVAAGAALLAGIGLVIPRKGLSPFWGRLLDLTEAAVLLSLIPLCLAVLDVYSRARSLTS; this is encoded by the coding sequence GTGAGTACGGCCGCAACGACGGGTTTCTGCAGGGTCACCGTCGTGGCCCCGGACAGCCGCATAGACGTGGCGCTGCCCGAGGACATCGCCGTGGCCGACGTCTACCCCGAACTCCTGCGCCTCACCGGCCAGACCCAGCCCGTCGGCGCCCCCACCGGCTACCACCTGGTCCGCCGCGACGGCTCCGTCCTCGACGGCGCCCGCACCCTCGCCGCCCAGCAGGTCCTCGACGGCGAAGTCCTCAGCCTGCGCCCGTTCGCCGAATCCCTGCCGCCCGCCGTCTTCGACGACGTCTCCGACGCCGTCGCCTCCGCCGTGGTCCGCGACCGGCACCGCTGGAGCGACGACATGCTGCGCGGCGCCGGCCTCACCGCCGCCGTGGTCCTCTTCGTCCTGATGGGCTTCGTCCTCTGGTACGCCGACCCCGTCCGGCACGACATGCACGGCCTGGCCGGCATCATCGCCGGCGCGGCCGGCCTGCTCCTCACCGCCGCCGCCGGCGTCCGCGCCCGGGTCTACCGCGACCGCGGCTCCGCCGTCGCCCTGGGCCTCGGCGCCCTCCCGCTGCTCCTCATCGCCGGCTCCGGGATCGTCGCCCCCGACACCGGCGAGGGCCCCGGCCGGCTCCAGTTCCTGCTCGGCTGCGTCTGCGTCCTGGTCGCCGCCGTCGCCCTGGTCGCCCTCACCCCCAGCGGAGACGCCGTCTTCGTCGCGGCCACCTTCCTGGCCGTCACCGGCACCCTCGCCACCTTCCTGGCCATCGTCACCGAGGCCTCCGCCGCCGGCACCGCGGCCGTCTGCGCCCCCGTCGCCATCGGCCTGGTCGCCTTCCTGCCCGGCCTCTCCGCCCGCTTCGCCCGGCTGCCCATCGGCTACGCCGCCCCGCAGAGCTCCGTGGACAACCACGAGCACCCGGACCCGTACGAGACCGACGCCTACGCCGACCCGTCCGCCGACGGCGCCGAGCCCGCCACCCCCCTGGACGCCGAGCTGATCGCCGCCCAGGCCCGCCGCGGCCACGAGATGCTGCTCGGCCTGGTCGGCGGCTGCGCCGCCGTCGCCGTCGGCTCCGCCGCCGTCCTCGGCTTCTCCGACAACACCTGGGGCAAACTGCTCGCCCTGGCCACCGGCCTCGCCATGCTGCTGCGCGCCCGCCTGTTCCGCTACACCTCCCAGGTGGTCTGCGCGCTGACCGCCGGACTGGTCGCCATCGCCCTGCTGGTCCTGGGCCTGGCCCTGAACCCGCCGATGAACCTGGTGACCGAGCTCGCCAAGTACGGCGAGAGCGGCGATCTGGACCTCCGCACCATCTGGCTGTCCGCCGCCGTGGCCGCCGGCGCCGCCCTGCTCGCCGGAATTGGACTGGTCATCCCCCGCAAGGGTCTGTCACCCTTCTGGGGGCGCCTCCTCGACCTCACCGAGGCCGCGGTCCTGCTCAGCCTCATTCCGCTGTGCCTGGCCGTCCTCGACGTCTACTCCCGGGCCCGGTCTCTCACCAGCTGA
- the eccCa gene encoding type VII secretion protein EccCa yields MSQIVVKRPPRSLPPEVPSDELRLEAPPELPRGQDEGIAMQLLPMLGMGSSVVFFFMPTGMPFMKIMGVLMLVSTVAMVIAQVVRYRRGTQGQMADVRRDYLKYLAQTRRQVRRTARAQRDAQLYLHPAPEQLWSVVAEGSRLWERRVGDPDFGQARLGLGAQRLATPLVAPDTAPVDELEPLTAGAMQRFLKIHSSLDGLPVAVSMRAFYHVTVSGEPESARGTARALVAQLATLHSPEDLMVAVVAAPGAVPAWDWVKWLPHAQAPGQANGIDGAGTKRLFGDDLAEVEGLLASRLDGRPRFSRDVSPVLDQPHIVLVLDANSRGGLVPPESAFAAAEGLQGVTIVEVVAGELDEPRGGLSVVVRPGRLRLESGAGIAYEGTPDVLSLPAAEALARQLAPLRTGGGDEDEPLLANLDFTDLLNLGDAASIDVARTWRPRSAGERLRVPIGVGEDGGPVMLDLKEAAQEGMGPHGLCVGATGSGKSELLRTLVLGLAVTHTSETLNFVLADFKGGATFTGMGQMPHVAAVITNLADDLTLVDRMGDSIRGELQRRQELLRSAGNYANIHDYEKARAAGAPLEPLASLVLVIDEFSELLTAKPDFIDMFIQIGRIGRSLGVHLLLASQRLEEGKLRGLDTYLSYRIGLRTFSAAESRTAIGVPDAYHLPSVPGSGYLKFGTDEMTRFKAAYVSGVYRSGGPDLSVGQFPVERRPVLFTAAPVPVVYAAPDPAYLAAAAASREDDALADTVLDVIVGRLEGQGVPAHQVWLPPLDQAPPLDQLLPALAPSEARGLHAEGYTRPGGLVVPLGLIDKPFEQRREVLYRDFSGAAGHMMVVGGPQSGKSTLMRTLIASFALTHTPREVQFYGLDFGGGGLSAVQDLPHVGGIASRLDPERVRRTVAEVAGILNRREEFFRAHNIDSITTYRRRRAAGELPGEPWGDVFLLVDGWGGFRGEYEGLESVVTDIAARGLGYGIHVVITAARYMEVRAALKDQMLNRLELRLGDVMDSEFDRKVAANVPPGMPGRGQVAEKLHFLGALPRIDGSHEAGDLSEGTAAFVAAVKGNWTGAAAPGVRLLPRLLHADQLPKGGEYPGRGIAIGIDETDLEPVFVDFETDPFFLVFGESESGKTNLLRLIAQQIAERYTPDQARLVVGDYRRTLLGALPEEHLLEYAPMASSMQMHMEALAGVFARRQPPDDVTPQQLRDRSWWTGPDVFIIVDDFDLVATSQGNPLAPLVEYLPFARDTGVRFIIARNSAGASRSLYEPFMQRVKELGAQGVVLSGDPSEGDLIGSVRPRPMPPGRGYFASRKRGTSLVQLGRLPGA; encoded by the coding sequence GTGAGCCAGATCGTCGTCAAACGCCCGCCCCGGTCGCTGCCGCCCGAAGTCCCTTCGGACGAGCTGAGGCTGGAGGCTCCGCCGGAGCTGCCGCGGGGGCAGGACGAGGGCATCGCGATGCAGCTCCTGCCGATGCTCGGCATGGGTTCGTCGGTGGTGTTCTTCTTCATGCCCACCGGAATGCCGTTCATGAAGATCATGGGCGTGCTGATGCTGGTGTCGACGGTGGCGATGGTCATCGCCCAGGTGGTGCGGTACCGGCGGGGTACGCAGGGGCAAATGGCGGACGTCCGCCGGGACTACCTCAAGTACCTTGCGCAGACCCGGCGTCAGGTGCGGCGGACGGCGCGGGCGCAGCGTGATGCGCAGTTGTATCTGCACCCGGCCCCCGAGCAGTTGTGGTCGGTGGTGGCGGAGGGTTCGCGGCTGTGGGAGCGGCGGGTCGGCGATCCGGACTTCGGGCAGGCCCGGCTGGGGCTGGGTGCGCAGCGGCTGGCGACGCCGCTGGTGGCGCCGGACACGGCGCCGGTGGATGAGCTGGAGCCGTTGACGGCGGGCGCGATGCAGCGCTTCCTGAAGATCCATTCCTCGTTGGACGGGCTGCCGGTGGCGGTCTCGATGCGGGCGTTCTACCACGTGACGGTGTCCGGGGAGCCGGAGTCGGCGCGCGGGACGGCGCGGGCGCTGGTGGCCCAGCTGGCGACGCTGCACTCCCCCGAGGACCTGATGGTGGCCGTGGTGGCGGCGCCGGGGGCGGTGCCGGCCTGGGACTGGGTGAAGTGGCTGCCGCACGCGCAGGCGCCGGGGCAGGCCAACGGCATCGACGGGGCCGGTACGAAGCGGCTGTTCGGCGATGATCTGGCGGAGGTCGAGGGGCTGCTCGCGTCCCGGCTGGACGGACGTCCGCGGTTCAGCCGTGACGTTTCGCCGGTGCTGGACCAGCCGCATATCGTGCTGGTGCTGGACGCGAACTCGCGCGGTGGCCTGGTGCCGCCGGAGTCGGCGTTCGCGGCGGCCGAGGGCCTCCAGGGCGTCACCATCGTCGAGGTGGTGGCGGGCGAGCTGGACGAGCCGCGCGGCGGGCTGTCGGTCGTGGTGCGGCCGGGCCGGCTGCGGCTGGAGTCGGGCGCGGGCATCGCGTACGAGGGCACGCCGGACGTGCTGTCGCTGCCGGCGGCCGAGGCGCTCGCCCGGCAGCTGGCGCCGCTGCGTACCGGCGGCGGCGACGAGGACGAACCGCTGCTGGCCAACCTGGACTTCACGGATCTGCTGAACCTGGGCGACGCGGCCTCGATCGACGTGGCTCGCACCTGGCGGCCCCGGTCGGCGGGCGAGCGGCTGCGGGTGCCGATCGGGGTGGGCGAGGACGGCGGTCCGGTGATGCTGGACCTGAAGGAGGCCGCGCAGGAGGGCATGGGCCCGCACGGGCTGTGCGTGGGCGCGACCGGTTCGGGCAAGTCGGAGCTGCTGCGGACGCTGGTGCTGGGCCTGGCGGTCACGCACACCTCGGAGACGCTGAACTTCGTGCTCGCCGACTTCAAGGGCGGTGCGACCTTCACCGGCATGGGGCAGATGCCGCATGTGGCGGCGGTCATCACCAACCTGGCGGACGACCTGACGCTGGTCGACCGGATGGGCGACTCGATCCGGGGCGAGCTCCAGCGCCGGCAGGAGCTGCTGCGCTCGGCGGGCAACTACGCCAACATCCACGACTACGAGAAGGCGCGGGCGGCGGGTGCCCCGCTGGAGCCGCTGGCCTCTCTGGTGCTGGTCATCGACGAGTTCAGCGAACTGCTGACGGCGAAGCCCGATTTCATCGACATGTTCATCCAGATCGGCCGGATCGGCCGGTCGCTGGGCGTGCACCTGCTGCTGGCCTCGCAGCGCCTGGAGGAGGGCAAGCTGCGCGGTCTGGACACCTACCTGTCGTACCGGATCGGTCTGCGGACGTTCTCGGCGGCGGAGTCGCGGACCGCGATCGGCGTGCCGGACGCGTACCACCTGCCCTCGGTGCCGGGTTCGGGCTATCTGAAGTTCGGCACGGACGAGATGACCCGGTTCAAGGCGGCGTACGTCTCGGGCGTGTACCGCTCGGGCGGGCCGGACCTGTCGGTCGGGCAGTTCCCGGTGGAGCGGCGGCCGGTGCTGTTCACGGCGGCCCCGGTGCCGGTGGTGTACGCGGCTCCGGACCCGGCGTACCTGGCGGCTGCGGCGGCGTCCCGGGAGGACGACGCGCTGGCGGACACGGTGCTCGATGTGATCGTGGGCCGGCTGGAGGGGCAGGGGGTGCCCGCGCACCAGGTGTGGCTGCCGCCGCTGGACCAGGCTCCGCCGCTGGACCAGCTGCTGCCGGCGCTGGCGCCGAGCGAGGCGCGTGGTCTGCACGCGGAGGGGTACACCCGGCCCGGCGGGCTGGTGGTCCCGCTCGGTCTGATCGACAAGCCGTTCGAGCAGCGGCGCGAGGTGCTGTACCGGGACTTCTCCGGGGCGGCCGGCCACATGATGGTGGTGGGCGGCCCGCAGTCGGGCAAGTCGACGCTGATGCGGACCCTGATCGCGTCGTTCGCGCTCACCCACACCCCGCGCGAGGTGCAGTTCTACGGTCTGGACTTCGGCGGCGGCGGTCTGTCGGCGGTGCAGGACCTGCCGCACGTGGGCGGGATCGCCTCGCGGCTGGACCCGGAGCGGGTGCGGCGTACGGTCGCGGAGGTGGCGGGCATCCTGAACCGCCGGGAGGAGTTCTTCCGCGCGCACAACATCGACTCCATCACCACCTACCGGCGCCGGCGGGCGGCGGGTGAGCTGCCCGGCGAGCCGTGGGGCGATGTGTTCCTGCTGGTGGACGGCTGGGGCGGGTTCCGGGGCGAGTACGAGGGCCTGGAGTCGGTGGTCACGGACATCGCGGCCCGCGGTCTCGGCTACGGCATCCATGTGGTGATCACGGCCGCCCGGTACATGGAGGTACGGGCCGCCCTCAAGGACCAGATGCTCAACCGGCTGGAACTGCGGCTCGGCGACGTCATGGACTCGGAGTTCGACCGCAAGGTCGCCGCGAACGTGCCGCCGGGCATGCCCGGCCGTGGCCAGGTCGCGGAGAAGCTGCACTTCCTGGGCGCGCTGCCGCGGATCGACGGCTCGCACGAGGCGGGCGACCTCTCGGAGGGCACGGCCGCGTTCGTGGCGGCGGTGAAGGGGAACTGGACGGGGGCCGCCGCGCCCGGAGTCCGGCTGCTGCCGCGGCTGCTGCACGCCGACCAGCTGCCCAAGGGCGGCGAGTACCCGGGCCGCGGGATCGCGATCGGTATCGACGAGACCGATCTGGAACCGGTGTTCGTGGACTTCGAGACGGACCCGTTCTTCCTGGTGTTCGGCGAGAGCGAGTCCGGCAAGACGAACCTGCTGCGGCTGATCGCGCAGCAGATCGCCGAGCGGTACACCCCGGACCAGGCGCGGCTGGTGGTCGGCGACTACCGGCGGACCCTGCTGGGCGCACTGCCGGAGGAGCACCTGCTGGAGTACGCGCCGATGGCGAGCTCGATGCAGATGCACATGGAGGCGCTGGCCGGGGTCTTCGCACGCCGGCAGCCGCCGGACGACGTCACCCCGCAGCAGCTGCGCGACCGGAGCTGGTGGACCGGCCCGGACGTGTTCATCATCGTCGACGACTTCGACCTGGTGGCCACCAGCCAGGGCAATCCGCTGGCCCCGCTGGTGGAGTACCTGCCGTTCGCCCGGGACACCGGCGTCCGGTTCATCATCGCGCGGAACTCGGCGGGTGCCTCGCGGTCCCTCTACGAGCCGTTCATGCAGCGGGTCAAGGAGCTGGGTGCGCAGGGCGTGGTGCTGTCCGGAGACCCGTCGGAGGGCGACCTGATCGGCAGTGTCCGGCCGCGCCCGATGCCGCCGGGCCGGGGCTACTTCGCCTCGCGCAAGCGGGGCACCTCGCTGGTCCAACTGGGGCGGCTGCCCGGCGCGTAG